From a single Triplophysa rosa linkage group LG17, Trosa_1v2, whole genome shotgun sequence genomic region:
- the slc25a37 gene encoding mitoferrin-1 translates to MELRTDTVLASLEMSELKSDDGSSEGDADYESLPAHASLSTHMTAGAVAGVLEHTVMFPVDSVKTRMQSLQPDPKAQYSSVYGALKRIVQTEGFFRPLRGLNITVLGAGPAHALYFACYERIKRSLSDVIQNGGNSHIANGIAGSVATVLHDAVMNPAEVVKQRMQMYNSPYRSLYDCVVTVSRKEGLAAFYRSYSTQLTMNIPFQAMHFITYEFMQERFNPQRQYRPETHILSGAAAGAVSAAVTTPLDVCKTLLNTQENVALSSAHISGHLTGMVNTFRTVYRLGGVPAFFKGVRARVIYQMPSTAIAWSVYEFFKYFLTRHEPNIQELGRASVKTGPT, encoded by the exons ATGGAGTTGCGCACGGACACGGTCCTGGCGAGTCTGGAGATGTCGGAGTTGAAAAGCGACGATGGGTCGTCGGAGGGCGACGCAGATTACGAGAGTTTACCCGCGCACGCGTCCCTGTCCACGCACATGACAGCAGGCGCCGTGGCCGGAGTGCTGGAGCACACCGTCATGTTCCCCGTGGATTCGGTCAAG ACCCGTATGCAGAGTTTGCAGCCAGACCCAAAAGCTCAGTACAGCAGCGTGTACGGTGCACTGAAGCGGATCGTGCAGACAGAGGGTTTCTTTCGCCCGCTGAGGGGTCTCAATATCACTGTGTTGGGGGCCGGCCCTGCCCATGCGCTCTATTTTGCATGTTACGAGCGAATCAAACGCAGCCTCAGTGATGTCATACAGAACGGAGGCAACAGTCACATCGCCAACG GAATTGCGGGGAGCGTTGCCACTGTTCTTCATGATGCTGTCATGAACCCAGCAGAAG TGGTAAAGCAGAGGATGCAGATGTATAATTCTCCTTACCGCAGCCTATATGACTGTGTAGTGACTGTCAGTCGTAAGGAAGGGCTAGCCGCGTTTTACCGCAGCTACAGCACTCAACTGACCATGAACATCCCATTCCAGGCCATGCACTTCATTACCTACGAGTTCATGCAGGAACGTTTTAACCCCCAACGTCAGTACCGTCCCGAAACCCACATTTTATCCGGGGCAGCGGCAGGAGCCGTGTCCGCCGCCGTGACCACTCCATTAGATGTGTGCAAGACGCTGTTAAACACGCAAGAGAACGTCGCGCTCAGCTCAGCGCACATCAGCGGACATCTCACGGGTATGGTCAATACCTTCAGGACAGTGTACCGCCTGGGAGGCGTTCCGGCGTTCTTTAAAGGAGTCAGAGCGCGAGTCATTTATCAAATGCCTTCTACAGCCATCGCCTGGTCTGTCTATGAGTTCTTTAAGTATTTCCTGACTCGACATGAGCCGAACATCCAGGAACTGGGCAGGGCCTCTGTCAAGACAGGCCCCACGTGA